The sequence CATGCCGCTCTCCAGCGCCGCCTGGCGGCCGCCCGCGAACACGCCATTGCCCGCGCTCTGGGTCGCAACGCCGAGCCGCGCCGCAAAACTCGGTTCGAGGTCGACGTCGCCACCGGTATCAATGATGAACTCCGCCGGCACGCCGTTCGCGACGACGCGCACGACCGGCAGCGGCGCTGAGGTGAGGAAGGGCACGATGCTCGCGTCGCCGGTCACGAGCGTGCGGCGCGCGGCCTCGGCGCGCCGGCGCTGCAACTCGGTAAGCATCCGCGTCGCGCGCGCGTTGCCGGGATCGGCGGCGAGCACCGAGCGCAGCAACGGCTCCGCCGCCGCGAGGTCGTTCTCATAGAGGCGTATCGCTCCGAGCCGGAGCGCTGCGCTCCAATCGCTCGGGCTCTTCTGCAGCACGGCCGCGTACGCGGTCGCAGCCGCGGGGAGGTCGCCGCTCTGGAAGAGCGCCTCGGCCGAGCCGGTCTCCGCGTCGGCGGAGGAAACTGCCGCAAGGAGCGTAATCGCGCCGACAGCAACGGCGCGCACGACCGAAAGGGAATTGTTCATGCGATTACCGAGCGGCTTTTTTGCGGCCGCAGCGACGGGCCTTCTCCTCGCTCTCTCGAGCGCTCCGGCAAGAGCGGACGTGACGCCCGCTCCGAGCGCTGCACCGGCCGCGACGCCGGACGCGGCGCTCACCGCGCGCTTCACGGCGTTCTTCGCCGACATCCTCGCGAGCCGCGTCCCCGCGACGGGGCTCTCGGCAGCGATGAAGGCCGCGCTGACGCCCGATGCCGTCTCGGCGGTCGCCGCGTCCTTCGCGCCGTTCGGCACGTTTACGAGGCTCCAGTACGCCGGCCAGGATTCGAGGGCGGGATACGAGCGCTACCGCTACACCGCGATATTCGACAAGGGTTCGCAAGGGCTGCTCTTCGTGCTCGACTCCGACGGCAACATCGCGGGTTTCTTCAAAAGTCAGTAGAGGCCGGGAATCAGGCGCGACGTTCGCGCGCGATAGGCCGCGTACTCGGCGCCGAACTGGTCGGCGAGGAGCGCCTCTTCGGATCGGATGCGCGCGACGATCACCGGCACCGTCAGCACCGTGAGCGCGACGCCGGCGAGCGATCGGAACGCGAGCCCCCAGCCGAGCGTGATGAGCAGCAAGCCGAGATAACTTGGGTGCCGGATGACGCCGTAGAGGCCGCCGGTCACCAGCGTATGTCCCGGCTGAATCGCGACGAGCCCACTGAACCTATTGCCGAGAATGAAGACCGGCGCGAGGCGCAGGGCGCCCCCGATCGCGACCAGCGCGACGCCGAACCAACGGATGGTATCGCCGTCGATCGTCCAGAGGCCGATGCGATCGGTCCACGGCGGGATGATCGTGTCGAGGATGCCGAGCGCGACGACCGCACCGATTACCCAGCGGTTGCTCCGGTCCTCGCGGATTCCGGGGCTGGCGTTGCCGCCCGCAAAGACGGCCGCGATGCCGAGCGCCGCGGTCACCACGGCGAGCGCGGCCAGCGGCGGATGCGAGAAGAACGCGCCGATGCCGCCGAACGCGAAGATTGCGATGCCGAGAGAGATCGCCGTCGAGATCGCGACGCCGATGGCTCTCCGAGCGGTTTTCACCGTTACTGGCTGCCGATTTTTTCGTTCGCGTTGTCGAGCAGGTAGATTTTATCGGCGTGGCGCGTTCCCAGCGCCTTCTGATCGTAGATGACGCCGACGTACTGGCCGGCCTTGATCGCGCTCATTTGGTACGTCGTCTTGCCGTTTGCGGAGAAGACCTGGTCGAACTTCGGCACGATGACGAAACTCAACGTCTCCTTCGTCTTGGGATTTTGGACCTTGATGTTATTCGACGAAACGTGGACGGTGATGCCGTAGAAGGTCGAGGTGGTCGCGGCGGCGGCGGCGCCGGGAACGACGAGCAG is a genomic window of Candidatus Binatia bacterium containing:
- a CDS encoding isoprenylcysteine carboxylmethyltransferase family protein, with the translated sequence MKTARRAIGVAISTAISLGIAIFAFGGIGAFFSHPPLAALAVVTAALGIAAVFAGGNASPGIREDRSNRWVIGAVVALGILDTIIPPWTDRIGLWTIDGDTIRWFGVALVAIGGALRLAPVFILGNRFSGLVAIQPGHTLVTGGLYGVIRHPSYLGLLLITLGWGLAFRSLAGVALTVLTVPVIVARIRSEEALLADQFGAEYAAYRARTSRLIPGLY